In the Thauera sedimentorum genome, one interval contains:
- a CDS encoding 23S rRNA (adenine(2030)-N(6))-methyltransferase RlmJ translates to MLSYRHAFHAGNHADVLKHFLLVELLDYLNRKDKPWWYIDTHAGAGCYALDSEHAAKTAEHAAGIGRLWQREDLPEALRPYVEAVRQFNPHGGLTFYPGSPALAMTRLRAQDRMRLFELHPADVELLQKTFAGEQERVAVRKADGFSALRSLLPPPSRRALVLIDPPYEVKDDYRRTVDTLADALRRFPTGCFAVWYPMLARPEARQLPERLAALGAESWLDVRLMVRTPPRDGFGMFGSGMFVVNPPWVLPERLEAVMPWLVARLAEDDGAGFDLEHHIE, encoded by the coding sequence ATGCTCAGCTACCGCCACGCCTTCCACGCCGGCAACCACGCCGACGTTCTCAAGCATTTCCTGCTCGTCGAACTGCTCGACTACCTCAACCGCAAGGACAAACCCTGGTGGTACATCGACACCCATGCCGGTGCCGGCTGCTACGCACTGGACAGCGAGCATGCGGCCAAGACCGCCGAGCACGCCGCGGGCATCGGGCGCCTGTGGCAGCGCGAGGACCTGCCCGAGGCGCTCCGGCCTTACGTGGAGGCGGTGCGGCAGTTCAACCCGCACGGCGGGCTGACCTTCTACCCCGGATCGCCGGCGCTGGCGATGACCCGCCTGCGCGCCCAGGACCGCATGCGCCTGTTCGAGCTGCATCCGGCCGACGTCGAACTGCTGCAGAAGACATTCGCCGGTGAGCAGGAACGCGTTGCGGTGCGCAAGGCCGATGGCTTCTCCGCGCTGCGCTCGCTGCTGCCGCCGCCGAGCCGCCGGGCGCTGGTGCTGATCGATCCGCCCTACGAGGTCAAGGACGACTACCGCCGCACCGTCGATACCCTGGCCGATGCGCTGCGCCGGTTTCCCACCGGCTGCTTTGCGGTGTGGTATCCGATGCTGGCCCGCCCCGAGGCGCGACAGCTGCCCGAGCGGCTCGCCGCACTGGGCGCCGAGAGCTGGCTGGACGTGCGCCTGATGGTGCGCACGCCACCGCGCGACGGCTTCGGCATGTTCGGCAGCGGCATGTTCGTGGTCAATCCGCCCTGGGTGCTGCCCGAGCGCCTGGAGGCGGTGATGCCCTGGCTGGTCGCCCGCCTGGCGGAGGACGATGGCGCGGGCTTCGATCTGGAGCATCACATCGAATGA
- a CDS encoding gamma carbonic anhydrase family protein, with translation MAIYALGDKVPQFGEGCWIADNATVIGQVNAGRNVNIWYNVVIRGDNDPITIGDDTNIQDGSILHNDDGVPLVIGSEVTIGHMVMLHGCTVGDGSLIGINAVVLNHAVIGKNCIIGANALIPEGKVIPDRSLVVGSPGRIIRELTDEDIAGLRANAAHYVDNARLYAAELRHIDPFNGR, from the coding sequence ATGGCAATCTATGCACTGGGCGACAAGGTTCCGCAGTTCGGCGAGGGCTGCTGGATCGCCGACAATGCCACGGTGATCGGCCAGGTGAATGCGGGGCGTAACGTCAACATCTGGTACAACGTGGTGATCCGCGGCGACAACGACCCGATCACCATCGGCGACGACACCAACATCCAGGACGGCTCCATCCTCCACAACGACGACGGCGTGCCGCTGGTCATCGGCTCGGAGGTGACCATCGGCCACATGGTGATGCTGCACGGCTGCACCGTGGGCGACGGCAGCCTGATCGGCATCAACGCGGTGGTGCTCAACCATGCGGTGATCGGCAAGAACTGCATCATCGGCGCCAATGCGCTGATCCCCGAAGGCAAGGTGATCCCCGACCGCTCGCTGGTGGTCGGCTCGCCCGGGCGCATCATCCGCGAGCTCACCGACGAGGACATCGCAGGCCTCAGGGCCAACGCCGCCCACTACGTGGACAACGCCCGGCTGTATGCCGCCGAACTGCGCCATATCGATCCGTTCAACGGCCGCTGA
- a CDS encoding SIMPL domain-containing protein (The SIMPL domain is named for its presence in mouse protein SIMPL (signalling molecule that associates with mouse pelle-like kinase). Bacterial member BP26, from Brucella, was shown to assemble into a channel-like structure, while YggE from E. coli has been associated with resistance to oxidative stress.), translated as MLPTSRYLTALFLAGALIAGHASAEEAVATRSTTIDLNAEALRAAPNDLAVATAYIEITDISPAAVARDVNKVIAAALDTAGRYDQVKTQSGNTQTWPVYGKNGRQIEGWRMRSELRLESRDVAAMSELLGKLQATMAVSQIGMEPAPETRRKALDEATVDAIRAFEQRAKLVSATLGKSYRIRHLGIGESGFRPQPMPRMRAAVMSAEAAPAPLEAGESEVGVSVSGTIELLD; from the coding sequence ATGCTACCGACCTCCCGCTACCTGACGGCGCTGTTCCTTGCCGGCGCACTGATCGCCGGCCACGCCAGCGCGGAAGAAGCCGTCGCCACGCGCAGCACCACCATCGACCTGAACGCCGAGGCGCTGCGCGCCGCACCGAACGACCTCGCGGTCGCCACCGCCTACATCGAGATCACCGACATCAGCCCCGCCGCAGTCGCACGCGACGTGAACAAGGTGATCGCCGCCGCGCTCGACACCGCCGGGCGCTACGACCAGGTCAAGACGCAGTCCGGCAATACGCAGACCTGGCCGGTGTACGGCAAGAACGGCCGCCAGATCGAAGGCTGGCGGATGCGTTCCGAACTGCGCCTGGAAAGTCGCGACGTCGCCGCCATGTCCGAGCTGCTGGGCAAGCTGCAGGCCACCATGGCGGTGTCGCAGATCGGCATGGAGCCGGCCCCCGAGACCCGCCGCAAGGCGCTCGACGAAGCCACCGTGGACGCCATCCGCGCCTTCGAGCAGCGCGCGAAGCTCGTCTCTGCCACCCTCGGCAAGTCCTACCGCATCCGCCACCTGGGCATCGGTGAATCGGGCTTCCGTCCGCAGCCCATGCCGCGCATGCGCGCAGCGGTGATGTCCGCCGAGGCCGCTCCCGCGCCGCTGGAAGCGGGCGAAAGCGAGGTCGGGGTGAGCGTCAGCGGCACGATCGAACTGCTCGACTGA
- a CDS encoding C40 family peptidase — translation MRFAHALSARTLLALLAPLLLAACGTTPTPPPAVSAPAPATTATTRYFSLDDPMQSREVVLYALGLLDIGYRFGGRNPEAGLDCSGMVSYVVEQVSGRRLPHNAAQIAARTRPIEVDELQPGDLVFFNTLNRRHSHMGVYMGDGRFIHAPSSRGRIRIERLDNPYFAKRIDGARSLLASN, via the coding sequence ATGCGCTTCGCCCATGCCCTCTCCGCCCGAACGCTCCTGGCCCTGCTCGCACCGCTCCTGCTGGCGGCATGCGGCACCACGCCGACGCCGCCGCCTGCAGTCAGCGCGCCGGCTCCCGCAACAACCGCCACGACCCGCTACTTTTCCCTCGACGACCCCATGCAGAGCCGCGAGGTGGTGCTCTATGCGCTCGGGCTGCTCGACATCGGCTACCGCTTCGGCGGTCGCAACCCGGAGGCAGGCCTGGACTGCAGCGGCATGGTGAGCTACGTCGTCGAACAGGTCTCCGGCCGGCGCCTGCCGCACAATGCCGCGCAGATCGCCGCCCGCACACGACCGATCGAGGTAGACGAACTGCAGCCCGGCGACCTGGTGTTCTTCAACACCCTCAACCGCCGCCACTCCCACATGGGCGTGTACATGGGCGACGGGCGCTTCATCCACGCCCCCTCCAGCCGCGGCCGCATCCGTATCGAACGGCTCGACAACCCCTACTTCGCAAAGCGCATCGACGGCGCCCGCAGCCTGCTGGCCAGCAACTGA
- a CDS encoding CBS domain-containing protein, translated as MPTRKISEVVRNQRILTTTGTITVREACRQMAENRVGSVMIVDRDGRLAGIFTERDALTRVLATGLDPDTTRLDSVMTADPSTISVTLPLGHALHLMYDGGFRHVPVVQDGKPVGMVSARDALGPEMVAFEEELEQREVITELL; from the coding sequence ATGCCGACACGCAAGATCAGCGAGGTAGTACGCAACCAGCGCATCCTGACCACCACCGGAACCATCACGGTACGCGAGGCCTGCCGCCAGATGGCGGAGAATCGCGTCGGATCGGTGATGATCGTCGACCGGGATGGACGCCTGGCCGGCATCTTCACCGAGCGCGATGCACTCACCCGGGTGCTGGCGACGGGGCTGGACCCGGACACCACCCGGCTGGACAGCGTTATGACCGCCGATCCCTCCACCATTTCCGTCACCCTACCCCTGGGCCATGCCCTGCACCTGATGTACGACGGTGGCTTCCGCCACGTGCCGGTCGTGCAGGACGGCAAGCCGGTGGGCATGGTCTCGGCGCGGGACGCGCTCGGGCCCGAGATGGTCGCCTTCGAGGAAGAACTCGAACAGCGCGAGGTCATCACCGAGCTGCTGTAG
- the ftsB gene encoding cell division protein FtsB produces MRWPVIILALLVLALQYPLWLGKGGWLRVWEVDGQLQAQRATNHQLEQRNAALAAEVQDLKSGNEAVEERARYELGLTRPGEIYVHVPRRADKPAEEPTGSEAPGQ; encoded by the coding sequence ATGCGTTGGCCGGTAATCATCCTCGCGCTGCTGGTGCTGGCGCTGCAATACCCGCTCTGGCTGGGCAAGGGGGGGTGGCTGCGGGTATGGGAGGTGGACGGGCAGCTGCAGGCGCAGCGTGCCACCAACCATCAGCTCGAGCAGCGCAACGCCGCGCTCGCAGCCGAAGTGCAGGATCTCAAGTCCGGCAACGAGGCGGTGGAAGAGCGTGCGCGCTATGAACTGGGCCTGACCCGGCCGGGCGAGATCTACGTGCATGTGCCCAGGCGCGCCGACAAGCCGGCAGAAGAGCCGACCGGCAGCGAAGCCCCGGGGCAGTAG
- the eno gene encoding phosphopyruvate hydratase — translation MSAIVDVIAREILDSRGNPTVEADVLLESGVMGRAAVPSGASTGSREAIELRDGDAGRYLGKGVLRAVENVNTEISEAIIGLDAEEQAFIDRTLIELDGTENKSRLGANAMLAVSMAVAKAASEEAGLPLYRYFGGSGPMTMPVPMMNVINGGAHANNSLDIQECMIMPVSMTSFREALRCGAEIFHHLKKLTDKKGYPTTVGDEGGFAPNVSGTEEALNMIQDAIAAAGYEPGRDVLLALDCASSEFYKNGKYELVGEGLSLTAEGFADYLATLADKFPIVSIEDGMAEGDWAGWKTLTDKLGKKVQLVGDDLFVTNTRILEQGIEQGIANSILIKINQIGTLSETFAAVEMAKRAGYTSVISHRSGETDDATIADIAVGLNAMQIKTGSLSRSDRISKYNQLLRIEEDLGDTASYPGRRAFFNLRAR, via the coding sequence ATGAGTGCAATCGTTGATGTGATCGCCCGCGAGATTCTGGATTCCCGCGGCAATCCCACCGTCGAAGCCGACGTGCTGCTGGAATCCGGCGTGATGGGCCGTGCCGCGGTGCCGTCCGGCGCCTCCACCGGCTCGCGCGAGGCCATTGAGCTGCGCGACGGCGACGCCGGCCGCTACCTGGGCAAGGGCGTGCTGCGCGCGGTCGAGAACGTGAACACCGAGATTTCGGAAGCCATCATCGGCCTGGACGCCGAAGAGCAGGCCTTCATCGACCGTACCCTGATCGAGCTGGACGGCACCGAGAACAAGTCCCGCCTGGGCGCCAACGCCATGCTGGCGGTGTCGATGGCGGTGGCCAAGGCCGCTTCCGAGGAAGCCGGCCTGCCGCTGTACCGCTACTTCGGCGGCTCCGGCCCGATGACCATGCCGGTGCCGATGATGAACGTCATCAACGGCGGCGCACACGCCAACAACAGCCTGGACATCCAGGAATGCATGATCATGCCGGTGTCCATGACCAGCTTCCGCGAAGCCCTGCGTTGCGGCGCGGAGATCTTCCACCACCTGAAGAAGCTCACCGACAAGAAGGGCTACCCCACCACCGTGGGTGACGAGGGCGGCTTCGCGCCCAACGTGTCCGGCACCGAAGAGGCGCTGAACATGATCCAGGACGCCATCGCCGCCGCCGGCTACGAGCCGGGCCGTGACGTGCTGCTGGCGCTCGATTGCGCCTCCAGCGAGTTCTACAAGAACGGCAAGTACGAGCTGGTGGGTGAAGGCCTGAGCCTGACCGCCGAGGGCTTTGCCGACTACCTGGCGACCCTGGCCGACAAGTTCCCCATCGTCTCCATCGAGGACGGCATGGCCGAAGGCGACTGGGCCGGCTGGAAGACCCTGACCGACAAGCTGGGCAAGAAGGTGCAGCTGGTGGGCGACGATCTCTTCGTCACCAACACCAGGATCCTGGAGCAGGGCATCGAGCAGGGCATCGCCAACTCCATCCTCATCAAGATCAACCAGATCGGCACCCTGTCCGAGACCTTCGCCGCGGTCGAGATGGCCAAGCGCGCCGGCTACACCTCGGTGATCTCCCACCGCTCGGGCGAGACCGACGACGCCACCATCGCCGACATCGCGGTGGGCCTGAACGCCATGCAGATCAAGACCGGTTCGCTGTCGCGCTCGGATCGCATCTCCAAGTACAACCAGCTGCTGCGCATCGAGGAAGATCTCGGCGATACCGCCAGCTACCCGGGCCGTCGCGCGTTCTTCAACCTGCGGGCGCGCTGA
- a CDS encoding DUF1330 domain-containing protein produces the protein MSKPAYLVVDARVHDAERITRYRELAEIAVARFGGRYLVRGGATETLEGEWAPQRLVIVAFPSMDAARRFYDSPEYRAAREARAGIADFDMLLGEGLEEAPATSV, from the coding sequence ATGAGCAAGCCGGCCTACCTGGTGGTCGATGCCCGTGTGCACGACGCCGAGCGCATCACGCGCTACCGCGAACTGGCGGAGATCGCCGTGGCGCGCTTCGGCGGGCGCTACCTGGTGCGCGGCGGCGCCACCGAGACGCTGGAAGGCGAATGGGCGCCGCAGCGCCTGGTGATCGTGGCCTTTCCGTCCATGGACGCCGCCCGTCGTTTCTATGATTCGCCGGAATACCGGGCCGCGCGCGAAGCGCGTGCCGGGATTGCCGACTTCGACATGCTGCTGGGCGAAGGGCTGGAAGAAGCGCCCGCGACCAGCGTTTGA
- the kdsA gene encoding 3-deoxy-8-phosphooctulonate synthase — protein sequence MKLCGFEAGLDRPLFLIAGPCVAESEQMCLDIAGQMKEICGELGIPYIFKASYDKANRSSGRSFRGHGIDAGLKMLAAVKAQLGLPVLTDVHTVEEIPEVAAVVDVLQTPAFLCRQTDFIHAVAASGKPVNIKKGQFLAPGDMKNVVDKAKEANGGADTIMVCERGASFGYNNLVSDMRSLAIMRDTGCPVVFDATHSVQLPGGQGTASGGQREFVPVLARAAVAAGVAGLFMETHPDPAKALSDGPNAWPLPKMKALLGVLRDIDRLVKASGFTELQP from the coding sequence ATGAAGCTGTGCGGTTTCGAGGCCGGCCTGGACCGGCCGCTGTTCCTGATTGCCGGGCCCTGCGTGGCCGAGTCCGAGCAGATGTGCCTGGACATCGCCGGTCAGATGAAGGAGATCTGCGGCGAGCTGGGCATCCCGTACATCTTCAAGGCCTCCTACGACAAGGCCAACCGCAGCTCCGGCAGGAGCTTTCGCGGCCACGGCATCGACGCCGGGCTGAAGATGCTCGCGGCGGTGAAGGCCCAGCTCGGCCTGCCGGTGCTTACCGACGTGCATACCGTGGAAGAGATCCCCGAGGTGGCCGCGGTGGTGGATGTGCTGCAGACGCCTGCCTTCCTGTGCAGGCAGACCGATTTCATCCACGCGGTGGCCGCTTCCGGCAAGCCGGTGAACATCAAGAAGGGCCAGTTCCTCGCCCCGGGCGACATGAAGAACGTGGTCGACAAGGCGAAGGAAGCCAACGGCGGGGCGGACACCATCATGGTGTGCGAGCGCGGCGCCTCCTTCGGCTACAACAACCTGGTGTCCGACATGCGCTCGCTGGCGATCATGCGCGACACCGGTTGCCCGGTGGTGTTCGACGCCACCCACTCGGTGCAGCTGCCGGGCGGGCAGGGCACCGCCTCGGGCGGGCAACGCGAATTCGTGCCGGTGCTGGCGCGCGCCGCGGTGGCCGCGGGCGTGGCGGGCCTCTTCATGGAAACCCACCCTGACCCCGCCAAGGCTCTGTCCGACGGCCCCAACGCCTGGCCGCTGCCGAAGATGAAGGCGCTGCTCGGCGTGCTGCGCGACATCGACCGGCTGGTGAAAGCCAGCGGGTTTACCGAACTGCAGCCATGA